In a single window of the Streptomyces sp. NBC_00353 genome:
- a CDS encoding acyltransferase family protein — MTSSYTPAFPPPRPAPVPARSAPPAPEASAPAAPKRPGRDRYLDLLRAVALVRVVVFHIFGWAWLTVVFPSMGVMFALAGSLMARSLDRPAPAVVRARLRRLLPPMWAFAAVVVPVMFVLGWKPLKEEGIWWFIKLGCYLLPVGAPPYPWESGSRGGLLEVSWADQAVGPLWYIRAYLWFVLASPLLLRAFRRLPWATLLAPLGLTAVIGTGLVTVPGETGEGLVDFAVFGSCWVLGFAHHDGLLKKVPRYLAVSLAAFLMAFGLWWAAGHLTQEGWNLDEIPLAQAAWSLGFCAILLQYAPSWQQLPGRLARWDSLITLANNRAVTIYLWHNLLIMATSPLLDQLWNIPWVGDRIGPYVDSSYAVLMLLLVWPLLALMILAVGWVEDVAAKRSPRLWPTGASARRKNAPAPQ; from the coding sequence ATGACGAGCAGTTACACCCCGGCGTTCCCCCCGCCCCGCCCGGCCCCGGTGCCCGCCCGGTCCGCCCCACCGGCACCGGAGGCGTCCGCGCCGGCCGCCCCGAAGAGGCCGGGCCGCGACCGCTACCTCGACCTGCTGCGCGCCGTCGCCCTCGTCCGCGTCGTCGTCTTCCACATCTTCGGCTGGGCCTGGCTGACGGTCGTGTTCCCCTCCATGGGCGTCATGTTCGCCCTCGCGGGTTCGCTGATGGCGCGCTCGCTGGACCGCCCTGCCCCGGCCGTCGTGCGGGCCCGGCTCCGCCGTCTGCTGCCCCCGATGTGGGCGTTCGCCGCGGTCGTCGTCCCGGTCATGTTCGTCCTCGGCTGGAAGCCCCTGAAGGAGGAGGGCATCTGGTGGTTCATCAAGCTGGGCTGCTACCTCCTCCCGGTCGGCGCCCCGCCCTACCCCTGGGAGAGCGGCTCGCGGGGCGGCTTGCTGGAGGTGTCCTGGGCGGACCAGGCCGTCGGACCGCTCTGGTACATCCGCGCCTACCTCTGGTTCGTGCTCGCCTCACCGCTGCTGCTGAGGGCCTTCCGCAGACTGCCCTGGGCGACGCTGCTCGCCCCGCTCGGTCTCACCGCCGTGATCGGCACCGGACTGGTCACCGTGCCAGGGGAGACCGGCGAGGGGCTCGTCGACTTCGCGGTGTTCGGCTCCTGCTGGGTCCTCGGCTTCGCCCACCACGACGGACTTCTGAAGAAGGTCCCGCGCTACCTGGCGGTCTCGCTCGCCGCGTTCCTGATGGCGTTCGGACTGTGGTGGGCCGCGGGACATCTGACGCAGGAGGGCTGGAACCTCGACGAGATCCCGCTGGCCCAGGCGGCCTGGTCGCTCGGCTTCTGCGCGATTCTGCTCCAGTACGCACCGTCCTGGCAGCAGCTCCCCGGCAGGCTGGCCCGGTGGGACAGCCTGATCACCCTCGCCAACAACCGCGCGGTGACGATCTACCTCTGGCACAACCTGCTGATCATGGCGACCTCGCCGCTCCTGGACCAGCTGTGGAACATCCCCTGGGTCGGTGACCGCATCGGTCCGTACGTCGACTCCTCGTACGCGGTGCTGATGCTGCTCCTGGTCTGGCCGCTGCTGGCGCTGATGATCCTTGCGGTCGGCTGGGTCGAGGACGTCGCCGCGAAGCGCAGCCCCCGGCTGTGGCCCACCGGCGCGTCCGCGAGACGGAAGAACGCACCGGCCCCGCAGTGA
- a CDS encoding nitrate/nitrite transporter yields the protein MAGRWIEQWEPEDEIFWQEKGERIARRNLWFSVLSEHIGFSIWTLWSVMVLFMGPEYGIDPAGKFFLISTATLVGALVRVPYTFAVARFGGRNWTVISALTLLVPTVAAYLVMEPGTSYTTFLVVAGLAGIGGGNFASSMTNINAFFPLRKKGWALGLNAGGGNIGVPVVQLVGLLVIGTAGATHPRFVLAVYVPLIVVAALCAASFMDNLAPVQNDTGAAKDAVRDPHTWIMAVLYIGTFGSFIGYSFAFGLVLQTQFGRTPLQAASLTFIGPLLGSLIRPAGGWLADRYGGARITLWNFAAMAAATGVVVYASGIESLAVFLVGFIALFVLTGLGNGSTYKMIPGIFHAKAIAQGLRGEEAAAHGRRLSGAAMGLIGAVGALGGLAINLAFRQSFQTAGTGTAAFWTFLAFYGVCFTVTWAVYLRRAAAVPAKPQLSYAEV from the coding sequence ATGGCCGGCAGGTGGATCGAGCAGTGGGAGCCGGAGGACGAGATCTTCTGGCAGGAGAAGGGCGAGCGGATCGCCCGCCGGAATCTGTGGTTCTCCGTGCTCTCCGAGCACATCGGGTTCTCGATCTGGACCCTGTGGTCGGTGATGGTGCTGTTCATGGGGCCGGAGTACGGGATCGACCCGGCCGGGAAGTTCTTCCTGATCTCGACGGCGACGCTGGTCGGGGCCCTGGTCCGGGTCCCGTACACGTTCGCCGTCGCCAGGTTCGGCGGGCGGAACTGGACGGTGATCAGCGCCCTGACCCTCCTCGTGCCGACCGTCGCCGCGTATCTGGTGATGGAGCCCGGGACCTCGTACACCACCTTCCTCGTGGTGGCCGGGCTCGCCGGGATCGGCGGCGGGAACTTCGCCTCGTCGATGACGAACATCAACGCCTTCTTCCCGCTCCGCAAGAAGGGCTGGGCGCTCGGGCTCAACGCGGGCGGCGGCAACATCGGCGTACCCGTCGTGCAGCTCGTCGGGCTGCTGGTGATCGGCACGGCGGGCGCCACCCACCCGCGGTTCGTGCTCGCCGTGTACGTACCGCTGATCGTCGTCGCCGCGCTGTGCGCCGCGTCCTTCATGGACAACCTGGCGCCCGTGCAGAACGACACCGGGGCCGCGAAGGACGCCGTCCGTGACCCGCACACCTGGATCATGGCGGTGCTCTACATCGGCACCTTCGGCTCCTTCATCGGCTACAGCTTCGCCTTCGGGCTGGTCCTGCAGACCCAGTTCGGCCGGACCCCGCTGCAGGCCGCCTCGCTCACCTTCATCGGCCCGCTGCTCGGCTCGCTCATCCGGCCCGCGGGAGGGTGGCTCGCCGACCGGTACGGCGGCGCCCGGATCACCCTGTGGAACTTCGCCGCGATGGCCGCAGCGACCGGCGTCGTCGTGTACGCCTCCGGCATCGAGTCGCTCGCCGTGTTCCTCGTCGGGTTCATCGCCCTCTTCGTCCTGACCGGGCTGGGCAACGGATCGACGTACAAGATGATCCCCGGCATCTTCCACGCCAAGGCGATCGCCCAGGGGCTGCGCGGCGAGGAGGCCGCGGCCCACGGGCGACGGCTGTCCGGGGCGGCCATGGGACTCATCGGCGCCGTCGGCGCGCTCGGCGGGCTCGCCATCAACCTCGCGTTCCGGCAGTCCTTCCAGACCGCGGGCACGGGAACGGCGGCCTTCTGGACCTTCCTCGCCTTCTACGGGGTGTGTTTCACGGTCACTTGGGCGGTATACCTTCGCCGCGCCGCCGCCGTCCCCGCGAAGCCGCAGCTCAGCTACGCCGAAGTGTGA
- a CDS encoding uroporphyrinogen-III synthase, whose protein sequence is MRDDEQHGPLAGFTVGVTAARRADELGTLLQRRGATVVHAPALRIVPLADDSELLAATEELIDQVPDVVVATTAIGFRGWIEAADGWGIGDRLLDRLRTVELLARGPKVKGAVRAAGLTEAWSPGSESMAEVLDRLLDEGVEGRRIALQLHGEPLPGFVESLRAGGAEVVVVPVYRWMEPEDLAPLDRLLDVTAARGLDALTFTSAPAAASFLNRAEKRGLLPEILGALQGEVVSACVGPVTALPLQARGIDTIQPERFRLGPLVQLLCRELPGGARTLPVAGHRVEIRGHAVLVDDELRPVPPAGMALLHSLARRPGWVVARADLLRALPGSGTDEHAVETAMARLRTALGVPRLIQTVVKRGYRLALDPAAADAKYADS, encoded by the coding sequence ATGCGCGACGACGAACAGCACGGGCCACTCGCGGGTTTCACGGTCGGGGTGACCGCCGCACGCCGCGCGGACGAACTCGGCACCCTGTTGCAGCGACGGGGTGCCACCGTCGTACACGCGCCCGCCCTGCGGATCGTGCCGCTCGCCGACGACAGCGAACTCCTCGCCGCCACCGAGGAACTCATCGACCAGGTCCCCGACGTGGTCGTCGCGACCACCGCGATCGGCTTCCGCGGCTGGATCGAGGCCGCCGACGGCTGGGGCATCGGCGACCGGCTGTTGGACCGGCTGCGCACGGTCGAACTGCTGGCCCGCGGACCGAAGGTGAAGGGCGCAGTCCGGGCCGCCGGGCTCACCGAGGCCTGGTCGCCCGGCTCCGAGTCCATGGCCGAGGTCCTGGACCGTCTCCTCGACGAGGGCGTCGAGGGCCGCCGCATCGCACTCCAGCTGCACGGCGAACCACTGCCGGGCTTCGTCGAGTCGCTGCGGGCGGGCGGCGCCGAAGTCGTCGTCGTACCCGTCTACCGCTGGATGGAACCCGAGGACCTCGCCCCGCTCGACCGGCTGCTCGACGTCACCGCCGCCCGCGGCCTGGACGCGCTCACCTTCACCAGCGCCCCGGCCGCCGCCTCCTTCTTGAACCGGGCCGAGAAGCGCGGGCTGCTCCCGGAGATCCTGGGCGCCCTGCAGGGCGAAGTCGTCTCGGCCTGCGTCGGCCCGGTCACCGCGCTGCCGCTGCAGGCCCGTGGCATCGACACCATCCAGCCGGAACGCTTCCGGCTCGGCCCGCTCGTCCAGCTGCTCTGCCGTGAACTGCCCGGCGGCGCCCGTACGTTGCCGGTCGCCGGGCACCGGGTGGAGATCCGCGGTCACGCGGTGCTCGTCGACGACGAACTGCGCCCCGTGCCGCCCGCCGGCATGGCCCTGCTGCACAGCCTGGCCCGTCGGCCGGGCTGGGTGGTGGCCAGGGCCGACCTGCTGCGCGCGCTGCCCGGCAGCGGTACGGACGAACACGCGGTGGAGACCGCGATGGCCCGGCTGCGTACGGCACTCGGTGTGCCCCGGCTGATCCAGACGGTCGTCAAGCGCGGCTACCGGCTGGCGCTGGACCCGGCGGCGGCGGACGCCAAGTACGCGGACTCCTGA
- a CDS encoding GNAT family N-acetyltransferase, protein MTTDTHLLGTEVRLRPVTMADAASLADSLTRSRAYLQPWEPVRPDVFYTEKGQQERLAGLLADHEAGRVMPWVLADADDRAIGGFTLTSIVLGPFRSASLGYWVDVAYAGRGLATAAVAQVCAAARDVLRLHRVEASTLLDNAASQRVLAKSGFEVIGMAPRYLHINGEWRDCRLFQRILHDGPVEGPADRPSAG, encoded by the coding sequence ATGACCACCGACACCCACCTGCTCGGCACAGAGGTACGACTCCGTCCCGTCACCATGGCCGACGCCGCGTCTCTCGCCGACTCGCTGACCCGCAGCCGCGCGTACCTGCAGCCCTGGGAACCCGTGCGTCCCGACGTCTTCTACACCGAGAAGGGGCAGCAGGAGCGCCTGGCCGGTCTGCTGGCGGACCATGAGGCGGGGCGTGTGATGCCGTGGGTGCTCGCCGACGCCGACGACCGGGCGATAGGCGGGTTCACGCTCACCAGCATCGTGCTGGGGCCGTTCCGCAGCGCCAGTCTCGGCTACTGGGTCGATGTCGCGTACGCCGGTCGGGGCCTTGCCACCGCAGCCGTGGCGCAGGTCTGCGCGGCGGCCAGGGACGTGCTGCGGCTGCACCGGGTGGAGGCTTCGACCTTGCTCGACAACGCGGCGTCGCAGCGGGTGCTCGCCAAGTCCGGCTTCGAGGTGATCGGTATGGCTCCGCGCTATCTGCACATCAACGGTGAGTGGCGCGACTGTCGGCTGTTCCAGCGGATCCTGCACGACGGTCCGGTCGAAGGACCGGCCGACCGGCCGTCCGCCGGCTGA
- a CDS encoding GNAT family N-acetyltransferase, translating into MSDDLREAAFSAGPLLLRPWSRDDIPALVEAYRDPTMRDRLRDLVTDEADAERWLRVQTEGRESGTRFSFAVVDTDLDGRPVGNVALKYPAPGSGSAEVGYWTAARVRGRGLAPQAVEALTGWAFTTFADDGLRRLDLLHQEDNRASCRVAVKSGYALAEILPARPPWPLDGHRHVREAD; encoded by the coding sequence ATGAGTGACGATCTCCGGGAGGCCGCGTTCTCGGCCGGCCCCCTGCTGCTGCGGCCCTGGTCCCGGGACGACATACCTGCGCTGGTCGAGGCCTACCGCGATCCCACGATGCGCGACCGGCTGCGGGATCTCGTCACGGACGAGGCGGACGCGGAACGGTGGCTGCGGGTCCAGACCGAGGGCCGGGAGTCCGGCACCCGGTTCAGCTTCGCCGTCGTCGACACGGACCTCGACGGCCGACCGGTCGGCAATGTGGCGCTGAAGTACCCGGCGCCCGGCTCGGGTTCGGCCGAGGTCGGCTACTGGACGGCGGCGCGGGTCCGGGGCCGCGGGCTCGCCCCGCAGGCGGTCGAAGCGCTCACCGGCTGGGCGTTCACCACCTTCGCCGACGACGGTCTGCGGCGGCTCGATCTGCTCCACCAGGAGGACAACCGCGCATCGTGCCGGGTCGCCGTGAAGAGCGGGTACGCCTTGGCGGAGATCCTCCCGGCCCGCCCGCCGTGGCCGCTCGACGGGCACCGCCACGTCCGCGAGGCGGACTGA
- a CDS encoding CGNR zinc finger domain-containing protein, giving the protein MAAGKGSYDWRFDSGRLCLDLVATGIGTSGACELLDRADRLADWLVATGLVPEDTRLDAVDDTWLASFRQLRTGVDLLLTAELGGRDADGALERVNELAAGAPPGVRAVRARNGLLVRALSADLECRALLSAVARDVVELLTDPVARAGLRRCEGDTCRRLYLDTSRGRRRRWCSSEVCGNRERVARHRRRAAEATVPAELTS; this is encoded by the coding sequence ATGGCGGCGGGCAAGGGCTCGTACGACTGGCGGTTCGACTCCGGGCGGCTCTGCCTGGACCTGGTGGCGACGGGGATCGGCACCTCCGGCGCCTGCGAACTGCTCGACAGGGCGGACCGGCTCGCCGACTGGCTGGTGGCCACCGGACTCGTACCGGAGGACACCCGCCTCGACGCCGTCGACGACACCTGGCTGGCGAGCTTCCGGCAGCTGCGCACAGGCGTCGACCTGTTGCTGACCGCCGAGCTCGGCGGCCGCGACGCCGACGGCGCGCTGGAACGCGTCAATGAACTCGCCGCCGGGGCCCCGCCGGGGGTGCGGGCCGTGCGCGCCCGCAACGGTCTGCTGGTACGGGCACTGAGCGCCGACCTGGAATGCCGGGCGCTGCTGTCCGCCGTCGCCCGCGACGTCGTGGAGCTCCTGACCGACCCGGTCGCGCGGGCCGGGCTCCGCCGCTGCGAGGGCGACACCTGTCGGCGGCTCTACCTCGATACGTCACGGGGGCGGCGCCGCCGCTGGTGCTCCAGCGAGGTGTGCGGGAACCGGGAGCGGGTGGCCCGGCACCGGCGCCGGGCGGCGGAGGCCACGGTCCCGGCGGAGCTCACCTCGTAA
- a CDS encoding sigma-70 family RNA polymerase sigma factor, producing the protein MRKDAAVADDRPHRARHRSEPPPSPSAVPDEELMRALYREHAGPLLAYVLRLVAGDRQRAEDVVQETLIRAWKNAGQLNRATGSVRPWLVTVARRIVIDGHRSRQARPHEVDPSPLEVIPAEDEIDKALWLMTLSDALEDLTPAHREALVETYFKGRTVNEAAEVLGIPSGTVRSRVFYALRSMKLALEERGITA; encoded by the coding sequence GTGCGCAAGGATGCGGCCGTGGCCGATGACCGTCCGCACAGGGCTCGACATCGCAGTGAACCGCCCCCGTCTCCCTCCGCCGTCCCCGACGAGGAGCTGATGCGGGCGCTCTACCGCGAACACGCCGGACCGCTGCTCGCGTACGTGCTCCGCCTCGTCGCCGGCGACCGTCAGCGTGCCGAGGACGTGGTGCAGGAAACGCTCATCCGTGCCTGGAAGAACGCCGGTCAGCTCAACCGGGCGACCGGCTCCGTCCGCCCCTGGCTGGTGACGGTCGCCCGGCGCATCGTCATCGACGGCCACCGCAGCCGGCAGGCCCGGCCGCACGAGGTCGATCCGTCGCCGCTGGAGGTCATTCCCGCGGAGGACGAGATTGACAAGGCGCTGTGGCTGATGACGCTCTCGGATGCGCTCGAGGACTTGACCCCCGCCCATCGGGAAGCATTGGTCGAGACCTACTTCAAGGGACGTACGGTCAATGAGGCTGCCGAGGTGCTCGGCATACCCAGCGGCACGGTGCGTTCCCGGGTCTTCTACGCACTGCGCTCGATGAAGCTCGCACTCGAAGAGAGGGGGATCACGGCATGA
- a CDS encoding anti-sigma factor family protein, which translates to MSDHEWEPFGPRPTGPSSPTGPTGPRGRPGIPDSFGGPSSFGGFDAAHGPGSGGATEGPEHDAAGAYVLGILDATEASAFEEHLADCALCAAHLDEFAGMEPMLAMLAEAPAAVPGARPVPHVPEPPAPRVLDRLVDEVATRRARRRRRGMYLVAAAAALIIGGPVVAVVATGGGDSGPSQAADPHPTSPAEDAFFHHMTEKVGATDPVTKVVATVGMEKKAWGTHAVLELKNVTGPEKCSLIAVSKTGEEEVVTSWSVPKWGYGIEDSPHPTAKYPLYVHGGAAMDRADIDHFEVRTFDGKRLVDIDA; encoded by the coding sequence ATGAGCGACCACGAGTGGGAGCCTTTCGGGCCCCGGCCGACCGGTCCCTCCAGCCCCACCGGCCCCACAGGTCCGCGCGGCCGCCCGGGAATCCCCGACAGCTTCGGCGGGCCCAGCAGCTTCGGCGGCTTCGACGCAGCCCACGGCCCCGGCTCCGGTGGAGCCACCGAAGGGCCGGAGCACGACGCCGCCGGTGCGTACGTCCTGGGCATCCTGGACGCGACCGAGGCCTCCGCGTTCGAGGAGCATCTGGCCGACTGCGCGCTCTGCGCCGCCCATCTCGACGAGTTCGCCGGCATGGAACCCATGCTCGCGATGCTCGCCGAGGCCCCCGCCGCCGTACCGGGCGCCCGCCCCGTCCCGCACGTCCCCGAGCCGCCCGCCCCCCGGGTGCTCGACCGGCTGGTGGACGAGGTCGCGACCAGGCGGGCCAGGCGGCGCCGGCGCGGCATGTATCTGGTGGCGGCCGCCGCGGCGCTGATCATCGGCGGTCCGGTGGTCGCCGTCGTGGCCACCGGGGGCGGCGACAGCGGCCCGAGCCAGGCGGCGGACCCGCACCCCACCAGCCCCGCCGAGGACGCGTTCTTCCACCACATGACGGAGAAGGTGGGGGCCACCGATCCCGTCACCAAGGTCGTCGCCACGGTCGGCATGGAGAAGAAGGCGTGGGGCACGCATGCCGTACTGGAGCTCAAGAACGTCACGGGGCCGGAGAAGTGCAGCCTGATCGCCGTCTCGAAGACCGGCGAGGAGGAGGTCGTCACCTCCTGGTCCGTACCGAAGTGGGGCTACGGCATCGAGGACTCTCCGCACCCGACCGCGAAATATCCGCTCTATGTCCACGGCGGCGCGGCGATGGACCGTGCCGACATCGACCATTTCGAGGTGCGCACCTTCGACGGAAAGCGGCTGGTGGACATCGACGCATAA
- a CDS encoding HelD family protein, with protein sequence MAAQDAAVDSLRDREIGVEQEHLDRVYHRLEEKIHEAEFLMNDAVKRGQVGTPGALAERDAQVFRAGIHLNRLNSEFEDFLFGRIDLLLGKDGERGPDGAFTSVEPADNAVRDDSTADIAETLHIGRIGVLDSDYAPLVIDWRAPAAAPFYRSTPKDPGRVVRRRVIRSKGRKVLGVEDDLMRPELTSYKDGDKLPVIGDGALMAALGQARSHTMRDIVSSIQAEQDMVIRAPAASVTEVSGGPGTGKTAVALHRAAYLLYQDRRRYAGGILVVSPTPLLVAYTEGVLPSLGEEGQVAIRAVGSLSDEAAGVEGATTYDEPAVARIKGSSRMLQVLRKAARGALEQPRTPGAPQGGQDGQLAFGDADGTDGSEDGTDAPLTTPTRLRVVAFGARVELNADELHRIRQSVLGGTTPVNLLRPRARRLLLDALWNKSSGRGRYTDPELAAELRSSFDEDVSTETPFIDFLNAWWPELTPRGVLAAMADEKRLGRWARRVLNQGEVRRLARSLKRLDSAGRGPLSVHDVAILDELLALLGTPHRPKKKREFDPLDQLSGLEELMPQREETQRERAERLAAERTEYTHVIVDEAQDLTPMQWRMVGRRGRTATWTIVGDPAQSSWSDPDEAAEARDEALGNRPRRRFTLTVNYRNPAEIAELAAKVLTLAMPGMESPAAVRSTGVQPRFEAVRDGDLAGVVREEARRLLGEVDGTVGVVVAMNRRAQARKWLAELGDRVVALGSLEAKGLEYDATVVVSPAEIADESPAGLRVLYVALTRATQQLTVVSGERDLPDEDGVPDLLRD encoded by the coding sequence GTGGCCGCGCAGGATGCCGCTGTCGATTCGTTGCGGGACCGGGAAATCGGTGTCGAGCAGGAACATCTCGACCGTGTTTATCACCGCCTTGAGGAGAAGATCCACGAGGCGGAATTTCTCATGAACGATGCCGTCAAGCGCGGCCAGGTCGGTACGCCCGGCGCGCTCGCCGAGCGTGATGCCCAGGTGTTCCGGGCCGGGATCCACCTCAACCGGCTGAACAGCGAGTTCGAGGACTTCCTCTTCGGGAGGATCGATCTGCTGCTCGGCAAGGACGGCGAGCGCGGCCCGGACGGCGCGTTCACCTCCGTCGAACCGGCCGACAACGCCGTGCGCGACGACAGCACGGCCGATATCGCGGAGACGCTCCACATCGGCCGGATCGGGGTCCTCGACTCCGACTACGCGCCGCTGGTCATCGACTGGCGGGCACCGGCCGCCGCGCCGTTCTACCGGTCGACGCCGAAGGATCCGGGCCGGGTGGTACGCCGCCGGGTCATCCGCTCCAAGGGCCGCAAGGTCCTCGGGGTCGAGGACGACCTGATGCGCCCGGAGCTGACCTCGTACAAGGACGGCGACAAGCTGCCCGTCATCGGCGACGGCGCGCTGATGGCGGCGCTCGGCCAGGCCCGCAGCCACACCATGCGGGACATCGTCTCGTCCATCCAGGCCGAGCAGGACATGGTGATCCGGGCGCCCGCCGCCTCCGTCACCGAGGTCTCCGGCGGACCGGGCACCGGCAAGACCGCCGTCGCCCTGCACCGCGCCGCGTATCTGCTCTACCAGGACCGGCGGCGGTACGCGGGCGGCATCCTCGTCGTCTCGCCGACCCCGCTGCTCGTCGCGTACACCGAAGGCGTGCTGCCCTCGCTCGGCGAGGAGGGGCAGGTCGCGATCCGCGCGGTCGGCTCGCTCTCCGACGAGGCGGCGGGCGTCGAAGGTGCCACCACGTACGACGAACCGGCCGTCGCCCGGATCAAGGGCTCCTCCCGGATGCTCCAGGTGCTGCGCAAGGCGGCCCGCGGGGCGCTGGAGCAACCGCGGACCCCGGGCGCGCCCCAGGGCGGACAGGACGGCCAGCTGGCGTTCGGTGACGCGGACGGTACCGACGGCTCCGAGGACGGGACGGACGCGCCCCTCACCACCCCCACCCGCCTGCGTGTGGTCGCCTTCGGTGCCCGCGTCGAACTGAATGCCGACGAGCTCCACCGCATCCGGCAGTCCGTACTCGGCGGCACCACCCCGGTCAACCTGCTGCGCCCCCGCGCCCGCAGGCTGCTGCTGGACGCCCTGTGGAACAAGTCGTCGGGCCGGGGCCGCTACACCGACCCCGAGCTGGCCGCGGAACTGCGGTCGTCCTTCGACGAGGACGTCTCCACCGAGACGCCGTTCATCGACTTCCTGAACGCCTGGTGGCCCGAGCTCACCCCGCGCGGGGTGCTCGCCGCGATGGCCGACGAGAAGCGGCTCGGCCGCTGGGCGCGCCGGGTCCTCAACCAGGGCGAGGTGCGCCGCCTCGCCCGCTCGCTGAAGCGGCTCGACAGTGCGGGCCGGGGCCCCCTGTCCGTACACGACGTGGCGATCCTCGACGAGCTGCTCGCGCTGCTTGGTACTCCGCACCGGCCGAAGAAGAAGCGCGAGTTCGATCCGCTGGACCAGCTCTCGGGTCTGGAGGAGCTGATGCCGCAGCGCGAGGAGACCCAGCGCGAGCGGGCCGAACGGCTCGCGGCGGAGCGTACGGAGTACACGCACGTCATCGTCGACGAGGCGCAGGACCTGACGCCGATGCAGTGGCGCATGGTCGGCCGCCGCGGCCGTACCGCCACCTGGACGATCGTCGGCGACCCGGCCCAGTCCTCCTGGTCCGATCCCGACGAGGCGGCCGAGGCGCGCGACGAGGCGCTCGGCAACCGCCCGCGCCGCCGCTTCACCCTCACCGTCAACTACCGGAACCCGGCGGAGATCGCGGAGCTCGCGGCGAAGGTCCTGACGCTCGCGATGCCCGGGATGGAGTCCCCGGCCGCGGTCCGTTCGACGGGAGTGCAGCCCCGCTTCGAGGCCGTACGTGACGGCGATCTGGCCGGGGTCGTACGGGAGGAGGCGCGGCGGCTGCTCGGCGAGGTGGACGGCACGGTCGGTGTCGTCGTCGCGATGAACCGGCGCGCGCAGGCCCGCAAGTGGCTCGCGGAGCTCGGCGACCGGGTGGTGGCGCTCGGCAGCCTGGAGGCGAAGGGCCTGGAGTACGACGCCACGGTCGTCGTCTCGCCGGCGGAGATCGCCGACGAGTCACCGGCCGGTCTGCGGGTGCTGTACGTGGCGCTGACCCGCGCGACGCAGCAGCTCACGGTGGTGTCGGGGGAGCGGGACCTGCCCGACGAGGACGGCGTTCCGGATCTGCTCAGGGACTGA